In Devosia sp. 1566, a single genomic region encodes these proteins:
- a CDS encoding cold-shock protein, producing MINGTVKFFNATKGFGFISPEGGEKDAFVHISAVERSGLNGLYENDKVTYELETGRDGKISATNLTLV from the coding sequence ATGATTAACGGCACCGTTAAATTCTTCAATGCCACTAAGGGCTTTGGCTTCATCTCCCCTGAAGGCGGCGAGAAGGACGCGTTCGTTCATATCTCCGCTGTCGAGCGTTCGGGCCTGAATGGTCTCTACGAGAACGATAAGGTAACCTACGAACTCGAGACCGGCCGTGATGGCAAGATTTCGGCGACCAATCTGACCCTCGTCTAA
- a CDS encoding Crp/Fnr family transcriptional regulator — translation MSRLNQSNTSNHLLALLAADDFARLSPHLEPVDLPVRFGIAQADQAIDFVYFPSSGIGSVVVSSEGHQAEIGLFGRDGFSPLEAVLGSDHKNHEVFMQNPGAGHRIKQQDLLAAIAERPAIQLPLLRYVQALRVQTAFTALSNAVHQIDERLARWLLMCHDRSDSYEMALTHDIMATTLAVRRPSVTTALHVLEGNGFICAERGYVTIRRREAMEEFASAAYGLPEKEYRRANALCVWRILSRALAWRSLERAVTRLCPARSLPTW, via the coding sequence ATGTCCCGCCTCAACCAATCCAACACGTCCAATCACCTCCTCGCGCTTTTAGCTGCCGACGATTTTGCACGGCTCAGTCCGCACCTGGAGCCTGTCGATCTGCCCGTGCGGTTCGGCATTGCGCAGGCCGACCAAGCCATAGACTTCGTTTATTTCCCGTCTTCCGGGATCGGCTCGGTGGTCGTGTCATCAGAAGGGCATCAAGCCGAGATCGGGCTTTTTGGCCGGGACGGCTTTAGCCCGTTGGAAGCGGTGCTCGGCTCTGACCACAAAAATCACGAGGTGTTCATGCAGAACCCGGGTGCCGGGCACAGAATAAAGCAGCAGGACTTGCTGGCGGCGATTGCCGAGCGCCCGGCCATTCAGCTGCCGCTGCTACGCTACGTTCAAGCGTTGCGTGTGCAGACCGCATTTACGGCTCTCTCCAACGCCGTCCATCAAATTGATGAGCGGCTCGCTCGGTGGCTGTTGATGTGCCACGACCGTTCCGACAGCTACGAGATGGCGCTCACTCACGACATCATGGCCACGACGCTGGCCGTCCGCCGGCCCAGCGTCACTACCGCGCTGCATGTGCTCGAAGGCAATGGCTTCATTTGTGCCGAACGCGGCTACGTCACGATACGCCGCCGTGAGGCCATGGAGGAGTTCGCGTCGGCTGCCTATGGCTTGCCTGAAAAGGAATATAGGCGGGCAAACGCACTTTGCGTTTGGCGCATCCTCAGTCGAGCGCTTGCATGGCGAAGCTTAGAGAGAGCTGTAACACGGCTTTGTCCTGCTCGTTCCTTACCCACATGGTGA
- a CDS encoding response regulator encodes MNGPITRMNIVDALQDDGFKIHEVPNAEEALKALDVQLGVDCLLTDVDLGAGLNGLRLASEVRTRYPSVEIVVVSGQLRSMPPGVPDGRFFIKPYDPAAIAKTLREMVLARRNRARGNSRCS; translated from the coding sequence ATGAATGGCCCGATTACCCGCATGAATATAGTGGACGCTCTGCAGGACGACGGGTTCAAGATTCATGAGGTGCCGAATGCAGAAGAGGCTCTGAAGGCCTTGGACGTGCAATTAGGTGTCGACTGCCTGCTGACGGATGTAGACCTGGGCGCGGGGTTGAACGGACTGCGCTTGGCTAGCGAGGTTCGCACCCGGTATCCGTCGGTTGAGATCGTCGTCGTGTCGGGGCAATTGCGGTCGATGCCGCCTGGCGTGCCCGACGGCCGATTCTTCATCAAGCCTTACGACCCTGCAGCGATCGCTAAAACGCTTCGTGAAATGGTTCTAGCTAGACGCAATCGCGCGCGTGGCAATTCGCGATGTTCCTAG
- a CDS encoding host attachment protein — protein MILPKGTTIAVADGEKLNLFRNSGDEAELKLTRSEHSQVDDDAQGSGSRQNSSGNPDQSQASEDGFSAGIVALLNKAVLGGQIDGLVVIAAPRALGEMRKHYHKALSAKLLGEISKDLTGHSMGDVETAIQAA, from the coding sequence ATGATACTACCCAAGGGTACGACGATTGCTGTTGCAGACGGGGAGAAGCTGAACCTGTTCCGCAACTCGGGGGATGAGGCCGAACTGAAGCTCACCCGCTCCGAGCACTCGCAGGTGGACGACGATGCACAAGGGAGCGGCTCGCGCCAGAACAGCTCTGGCAATCCGGATCAAAGCCAAGCCAGCGAAGACGGCTTTTCGGCCGGCATCGTAGCGCTGCTCAACAAAGCCGTGCTCGGCGGCCAGATTGACGGCCTCGTTGTCATCGCAGCGCCGCGGGCACTGGGAGAGATGCGCAAGCACTACCACAAGGCGCTTAGTGCCAAGCTTCTTGGCGAGATCTCCAAAGATCTGACGGGCCACTCGATGGGCGACGTCGAAACTGCGATTCAAGCGGCATGA
- a CDS encoding cytochrome c, producing the protein MNIPTRLRPGLAALIILGCAASAIAAQEYDPVEEGHALATMYCMDCHATETAGESPFATAPRFRDLHLRYDVELLSEALVEGIVTAHPEMPQFEFDPAQAAAIVAYLKSLKPGTPPGAIRR; encoded by the coding sequence ATGAATATCCCCACACGCTTGAGGCCGGGCCTAGCAGCCCTGATCATTCTCGGTTGCGCGGCCAGCGCCATAGCTGCCCAGGAATATGACCCAGTCGAGGAGGGTCATGCGCTGGCAACGATGTACTGCATGGATTGTCATGCCACCGAGACCGCCGGCGAAAGCCCCTTTGCCACCGCCCCACGATTCCGGGACCTGCATCTGCGCTATGACGTTGAGCTTCTCAGCGAAGCGCTGGTGGAGGGCATCGTAACTGCGCACCCCGAGATGCCACAGTTCGAGTTCGATCCTGCTCAAGCAGCGGCAATTGTTGCGTACTTGAAGTCTTTGAAACCAGGAACACCGCCTGGCGCAATCAGGCGTTGA